From Cryptosporangium phraense, one genomic window encodes:
- a CDS encoding carbohydrate kinase family protein, with the protein MSAQAGRVVVVGDLATDIVIRTEGPPAVGSDRPAQIRYSGGGAAANTAVWLARAGVPVTLAARVGDDAPGRDRIAELIAAGVDPAVAIDTDLPTASIAVLVDGDGERTMFPDRAAADRLDAADVTAAVERPDVRHLHLSGYALLDAGSRKAGLAALETAGRRGITISVDAASAAPLEAVGPSRFLGWVAGVDLLLANAAEAAVLTGLADPSVSAARLATSVRVAVVKDGAGGAWWRGESGAAWVAAEPARRVVDSTGAGDAFAAGLLAAWLSGAGPAGALAAGARAGTLAVGLPGARP; encoded by the coding sequence ATGAGCGCTCAGGCGGGGCGGGTGGTCGTCGTCGGCGACCTGGCGACCGACATCGTCATCCGCACCGAGGGGCCACCCGCGGTGGGCTCCGACCGCCCGGCGCAGATCCGGTACTCCGGTGGCGGCGCGGCCGCCAACACCGCCGTCTGGCTGGCCCGGGCCGGCGTCCCGGTGACGCTGGCCGCCCGGGTCGGCGACGACGCACCGGGCCGGGACCGGATCGCCGAGCTGATCGCGGCCGGGGTCGACCCCGCGGTGGCGATCGACACCGACCTGCCGACCGCGTCGATCGCCGTGCTGGTCGACGGCGACGGCGAGCGGACGATGTTCCCCGACCGGGCGGCGGCCGACCGACTCGACGCCGCCGACGTCACCGCGGCGGTCGAACGCCCGGACGTCCGGCACCTGCACCTCTCCGGCTACGCGCTGCTGGACGCCGGATCGCGCAAGGCCGGGCTGGCCGCGCTGGAGACCGCGGGCCGGCGCGGGATCACGATCTCGGTGGACGCCGCCTCGGCCGCGCCGCTGGAGGCGGTCGGCCCGTCGCGGTTCCTGGGCTGGGTGGCCGGGGTCGATCTGCTGCTGGCCAACGCGGCCGAGGCGGCCGTGCTGACCGGGCTGGCCGATCCGTCCGTGTCGGCGGCCCGGCTGGCCACGTCGGTGCGGGTCGCGGTCGTGAAGGACGGCGCCGGTGGGGCCTGGTGGCGCGGCGAGAGCGGGGCGGCCTGGGTGGCCGCCGAACCGGCCCGGAGGGTCGTCGACTCGACCGGGGCCGGTGACGCGTTCGCAGCCGGCCTGCTGGCGGCCTGGCTCAGCGGAGCCGGGCCGGCCGGCGCCCTGGCCGCCGGGGCCCGCGCCGGCACGCTCGCGGTGGGCCTCCCGGGTGCGAGGCCCTAG
- a CDS encoding pseudouridine-5'-phosphate glycosidase, translating into MEPPLGRYRIRLGADVAEALGTGAPVVALESTILSHGLPRPRNLEVGAEIERTVRATGAVPATIGVLGGEICVGLDAKQLEHLALTDGVAKASVRDLPVVAAKRLDGATTVASTAAIAAAVGIPVFATGGLGGVHRDASTTFDESADLGALARTPIAVVCAGVKSILDVPATLERLESSGVTVLGYRTDRFPGFYLSDSGYPIGWRAENPEEIADVLRAARELKLGSGAVVVANPLPVDEQLDPALHDRVLREGLAGLERDHVTGKDVTPYLLAHFHASTEGASLTVNTRIILRNAELAGRIAVAFAGSRTVSA; encoded by the coding sequence ATCGAACCCCCGCTCGGGCGCTACCGGATCCGGCTCGGCGCTGACGTCGCGGAAGCACTCGGCACCGGCGCGCCGGTCGTCGCGTTGGAGAGCACGATCCTGTCCCACGGGCTGCCCCGTCCGCGCAACCTGGAGGTGGGCGCCGAGATCGAGCGCACGGTCCGGGCCACCGGCGCGGTGCCGGCCACGATCGGCGTGCTCGGTGGGGAGATCTGCGTCGGCCTGGACGCGAAGCAGCTCGAGCACCTGGCCCTGACCGACGGCGTCGCCAAGGCCAGCGTCCGGGACCTGCCGGTCGTGGCGGCCAAGCGGCTCGACGGCGCGACAACGGTCGCGAGCACGGCGGCGATCGCGGCCGCCGTCGGCATCCCGGTGTTCGCCACCGGCGGCCTCGGCGGCGTCCACCGCGACGCGTCGACGACGTTCGACGAGTCGGCCGACCTGGGCGCGCTGGCCCGGACCCCGATCGCGGTGGTCTGCGCGGGCGTGAAGTCGATCCTGGACGTGCCGGCGACGCTGGAACGGCTGGAGTCGTCCGGGGTGACCGTCCTCGGGTACCGCACCGACAGGTTCCCGGGCTTCTACCTCTCGGACTCGGGCTACCCGATCGGCTGGCGGGCCGAGAACCCGGAGGAGATCGCCGACGTGCTCCGCGCGGCCCGCGAGCTGAAGCTGGGCTCGGGCGCGGTCGTCGTCGCGAACCCGCTGCCGGTCGACGAGCAGCTCGACCCGGCGCTGCACGACCGGGTCCTGCGGGAGGGGCTGGCCGGGCTCGAGCGCGACCACGTCACCGGCAAGGACGTGACGCCGTACCTGCTGGCGCACTTCCACGCGTCGACCGAGGGCGCGAGCCTCACCGTGAACACCCGGATCATCCTGCGTAACGCGGAACTGGCAGGGCGGATCGCGGTGGCGTTCGCCGGGTCCCGTACGGTCTCCGCGTGA
- a CDS encoding DUF3099 domain-containing protein translates to MQSRRPRVEVITGAEQSPADQLRRRQMQYFGLMSLRVFCLILAAVLVSLDVPYALAWVVILTIGMCVFPWMAVMLANDRPPREENRFRNRFKRTPSSARALSAETEAPLELESRELPPSTARVINHDD, encoded by the coding sequence GTGCAATCACGGCGACCGCGGGTCGAGGTGATCACCGGGGCCGAACAGAGCCCGGCCGACCAGCTCCGCCGGCGCCAGATGCAGTATTTCGGCCTGATGTCGCTGCGAGTGTTCTGCCTGATCCTGGCGGCGGTCCTGGTCAGCCTGGACGTGCCGTACGCGCTGGCCTGGGTGGTCATCCTGACGATCGGGATGTGCGTGTTCCCGTGGATGGCGGTGATGCTCGCGAACGACCGTCCGCCTCGCGAGGAGAACCGGTTCCGGAACCGCTTCAAGCGGACGCCGTCGAGCGCCCGGGCGCTGAGCGCCGAGACCGAAGCCCCGCTGGAACTGGAGTCGCGCGAGTTACCGCCCTCGACCGCCCGGGTCATCAACCACGACGACTAG
- a CDS encoding YihY/virulence factor BrkB family protein, which translates to MVTLPAGRAARLRAAANRFVRALLGPAYGPVAATLRPIVTTLRLLRATVAKAWQDRILGLSAEAAFWQLLSVPPLMLAVLGVLGYAGRWTGTDLIDRTEAHALRLTARLVSPSVQHEVVTPIVSELLRHGRGGVATVSIVLALWAGSSSTATFVNTVSIAYGQRELRGAVRSRLLALWLYICTLATATVAVPLVILGPDFLVARLPDGWHSAAEAIIRLAYWPLTAAIVFVALSAFFHYATPTRLRWRRALPGAALALLLFVGLSWVLRLYIGHIGNQILVFATLAAPIVALLYFYVLAFAVLLGAELNGTLEQLYPAGSRPRHLHRIARAGRRLAAAVRGERPPKVDDRTELEHDADARKDEAEAEDSPRPVGRVAEPAPVGAYLSPPLGSDS; encoded by the coding sequence ATGGTCACACTCCCCGCCGGGCGCGCCGCGCGCCTGAGAGCCGCGGCGAATCGCTTCGTCCGCGCGCTTCTCGGCCCGGCGTACGGGCCGGTGGCGGCTACTCTCCGTCCGATCGTGACGACGCTGCGGCTGCTGCGCGCGACCGTGGCCAAGGCCTGGCAGGACCGCATCCTCGGGCTCTCGGCCGAGGCCGCGTTCTGGCAGCTGCTCTCGGTGCCGCCGCTGATGCTCGCGGTCCTCGGCGTGCTGGGGTACGCCGGGCGCTGGACCGGCACCGACCTGATCGACCGCACCGAGGCGCACGCGCTGCGGCTGACCGCCCGGCTGGTCAGCCCGAGCGTCCAGCACGAGGTCGTGACGCCGATCGTGTCCGAGCTGCTGCGCCACGGACGCGGTGGGGTGGCCACGGTCAGCATCGTGCTGGCGCTGTGGGCCGGCTCGTCGTCGACCGCGACGTTCGTCAACACGGTGTCGATCGCCTACGGGCAGCGGGAGCTGCGTGGCGCGGTGCGGAGCCGGCTGCTGGCGCTCTGGCTCTACATCTGCACGCTAGCGACGGCCACCGTGGCGGTGCCGCTGGTGATCCTGGGTCCGGACTTCCTGGTCGCCCGTCTCCCGGACGGCTGGCACAGCGCAGCCGAGGCGATCATCCGGCTGGCCTACTGGCCGCTGACCGCGGCGATCGTGTTCGTCGCGCTCTCGGCGTTCTTCCACTACGCGACGCCGACGAGGCTGCGCTGGCGACGGGCGCTACCCGGTGCGGCGCTGGCGCTGCTGCTGTTCGTCGGGCTGTCGTGGGTGCTGCGCCTCTACATCGGCCACATCGGCAACCAGATCCTGGTCTTCGCCACGCTGGCCGCGCCGATCGTCGCGCTGCTGTACTTCTACGTGCTGGCGTTCGCGGTGCTGCTCGGCGCCGAACTCAACGGGACGCTCGAGCAGCTGTACCCGGCCGGCTCACGCCCCCGGCACCTGCACCGGATCGCACGGGCCGGCCGCCGGCTGGCCGCGGCCGTCCGCGGAGAACGTCCGCCGAAGGTCGACGACCGCACCGAGCTCGAGCACGATGCCGACGCCCGCAAGGACGAGGCCGAAGCCGAGGACTCCCCCAGGCCGGTCGGCCGGGTCGCCGAACCGGCCCCGGTGGGTGCTTACTTGTCGCCGCCCTTGGGCAGCGACTCGTAG
- a CDS encoding DUF3039 domain-containing protein — MGGVPSTTWRGSTVGATETLERPEIKERETNNGPEVFHYVKKNKIAESAVMGNMVQALCGEVFPVTKSPKPNSPVCPACKEIYESLPKGGDK; from the coding sequence ATGGGGGGCGTTCCGTCGACCACCTGGAGAGGAAGCACCGTGGGAGCCACCGAGACGCTCGAGCGGCCGGAGATCAAGGAGCGCGAGACCAACAACGGCCCCGAGGTCTTCCACTACGTGAAGAAGAACAAGATCGCCGAGAGCGCGGTCATGGGCAACATGGTCCAGGCGCTGTGCGGCGAGGTCTTCCCCGTGACGAAGTCCCCGAAGCCGAACTCGCCGGTCTGCCCGGCCTGCAAGGAGATCTACGAGTCGCTGCCCAAGGGCGGCGACAAGTAA